Sequence from the Deltaproteobacteria bacterium genome:
TCTGATACCGGGAGAAAAAATGGGGATCTTCAGGATTGAAGTACTCAATTCTGATCTCCCCTTTCACGCCATGAGGCCTGGCGACCCTTCCAATGACAATGAGGTCTTCTCCCACAGCCTTCTGGCTACTCTATGATCTCAAGGACGGACCGTTTATTGTTCTTGGTGGAGGCAGCGCTCAAAATGGTCCGAATGGCCCTGGCTGTTCTCCCCTGTTTGCCTATGACCTTTCCCAAGTCCTCCTTGGCCACAGAAAGCTCAATTACGGATGTCCTCTCACCTTCAATCTCAGTCACTTTCACTTCATCGGGATTGTCCACCAATGACTTTGCAATATACTCAATTAGCTCCTTCATTTTCCGACCTCCTTTTGTGATTCAACCAGTTAGGCCACCCATTTAGATCTACACTGCCTTCTTGGCGATTGCGTTGATCCCCACCCGCTTCAGCAACTGGGCTACCGTGGGAGTAGGCTGTGCCCCTTCCAAAAGCCACTTCATTACCCTATCCTTATCGACGTGGATGCTAGGTGGATCTTGTTTGGGGTCGTAAGTGCCGACCCTCTCGATGAACCTCCCATCCCTTGGGGCCCGGGCATCACTCACGATGATACGATAAAAGGGTTTCTTCTTGGACCCAAACCGCGCCAGCCTGATCTTCACCGCCATCTCCCTGCTTTCACCTCCTTTCTCAGTTTAGAGATTTTCAGCTCATAGACAAAGGGAAAAATCAGAAGGGGAGAATCTTAGGAAAAGGCCCTTTTCCTCCCTTTCTGTTTAACTGCTTAATCATCTTTTTCGTCATCGCAAACTGCTTTAAGAGCCTATTGACATCCTGAACCTTGGTTCCGCTTCCCTTGGAGATGCGAAGCCTCCTGCTCCCGCTGATGATGTGGTGATTTCTCCTCTCCTCCTTGGTCATGGAGTTGATGATGGCCTCTAGACGCAGTAGTTGCCTCTCATCTGGACGGAACGCCTTGACTCCCTTAATCTTGCCCAATCCTGGGATCATCCCCAAAAGATCCTCCAGGGGACCCATCTTCCTGATCTGGTGCAGCTGATCCCGGAAGTCCTCCAAGGTGAACTCATCCCTCCTCAATTTCCTCTCCAAGGTCTCGGCCTGGCGCTCGTCAAAGGCCGCCTGCGCCTTCTCTATCAGAGAGAGGACATCGCCCATTCCTAATATCCTGGAGGCCATCCTATCCGGGTGAAAGGTCTCCCAGGCGTCCAGCTTTTCCCCAATGCCGACGAACTTTATTGGCCTTTGAGTAACCGCCTTTATGGACAAGGCGGCTCCTCCCCGGGCATCTCCGTCCATTTTCGTCAGAATGACCCCCGTTATCCCCAAGGCATCGTCGAATCCCTTGGCTACATTGACCGCATCCTGCCCGGTCATGGCATCGGCCACGAGGAGTATCTCCTGAGGGTCCAATAACTTTTTTATTTTACTCAGTTCCTCCATCAACTCTTCATTGATATGGAGACGGCCGGCAGTATCAAGGATGACGGCGTCAAGGCCTTGGGTTTCGGCCTGCTTTCTGGCCTTGTCCACGGTTTGCAATGGGTCATCCCCAGGCCTAGGGGTATAACAGTCGATCCCTAAAGTTTCCCCCAGTTTCCTCAATTGTTCTATAGCCGCTGGCCGATAGGGGTCAGCAGGGACTAGATAGGGTTTTTTCTTTCTTCCCCACAGATATCCGGCCATCTTGCCCGCCGTGGTGGTTTTGCCTGAACCTTGGAGCCCCACCAACATGATGGAGATGGGGGCAGCACCCTCTAACCTTAGGCTATTGTCCTCCCCCCCACCCATCAATTTAATCAGCTCCTCATGGACGATCTTTATAACCTGTTGAGCAGGGGTGAGGCTTTCCATCACCTCTTGTCCTGCGGCCCTCTCTTCTACCCCCTTGATAAAGTCCTTCACCACCTTATAGTTGACATCCGCCTCCAAGAGGGCGAGGCGCACCTCTCGTAAGGACTCCCTGATCTCTTTTTCCGTCAGCTTGCCCCGGCCCCTCAGCTTTTTGAAGACCTGATTTAACCTCTCAGTGAGGCTTTCAAACATCTCCCATCCGTTAAATTTTATTAGTCAAATTTATAATTTTAGATTACCATCTCCTTGTTGTCAAGCCCTCTTTTCGCCCTTTAGATGGGCAGCAATTTCTTGTACCATGGCCTCTCTTTCTCCTCTTTTTCACTTTCGTCCTCTTTCTCCATGAGGGCAACTGGGGACTTTTCCGCCTTTATAAAGTCAAGCTGGAACTCCTCCGCTGACATGTCCTCCTGCCCGATGATGACGATCTGCAGCCCATATTTCCTCTCGATGGCGTTGAGGTCATCCCTCTTATAATTTAAGAGGTACTCAGCGACCGTCTTGTGAAGGGTCCCCCTGATCATCTGGAGGTCATCTTGGATCACTCTCTCCTGTATCTTTCTAAGGACGGTCAGGGCCATAGAGTAAGGAGACCTGACCCTTCCCCGTCCCTGGCAATACTGACAGGTGAGGTAGACCCCTTCGCTGAGGGAAGGCTTAAGGCGTTGGCGGGATAGCTCCAAGATCCCAAATTTGGATATCCGCGACAAATCCACCTTGGCCCTATCCTTCTTGAATGTGTTGCGCAACCTCCTCTCTACCTCACGGTTGTGCTGGGAAGATCTCATGTCGATGAAGTCGATGACGATCAACCCTCCGATGTCCCGGAGCCGCATCTGACGGGCGATCTCCTCAGCTGCCTCTAGGTTGGTGATCAGGGCGGCTTCTTCGATATCCTTGGCCTGGGGTACACGACCAGAGTTCACATCTATGGCTACCAAGGCCTCAGCAATATCAATACATATCCTCCCCCCGGACTTTAGAGGAACCACACGGGAATAGATATGTTCTATCTGTTGCTCAACTTGGAAACGTGAAAAGAGGGGCTGTTCATCTTGATATAGCTTGACCCTGCGGCGATACTTGGGCATGATTTCTTTAAAGAACTCCTTGGCCCTTTTATAGGCCTCCTCCTCATCTATGATCACCTCTTTTACCTCCGGGGAGAAATACTCCCGGATGGACTTCACCACCACATCGCTCTCGTGATAGATCAAAGAGGGAGTGGGGAGTTCCTTGTTGCGAGTCTTGATGTTCTCCCAGAGGCGCATGAAATACCCGAAGTCGGTCAACAACTCCTTTTTACTTCGGTTCATCCCGGCCGTGCGCACGATGAAGCCCATCCCCTCGGGCAGATCAAATTGGCGCACGATTTCCTTCAACCTCTTGCGTTGGGCCTCATCCTCAATCTTGCGCGACACCCCGCTGCTGTTGCTGCCGGGCATGAGGACCAGATATCTTCCGGGCAGCGATAGATAGGTGGTAAGGGCTGCCCCCTTGTTCCCCATCCCCTCCCTGGTGACCTGGACTAAGACCTCTTGTTTCCTCCTCAGGATGTCCTGGATCTTTGGCCTTTTGTCTGGGGGGAAGTCCTTGCGGATCCAGAAGTCGGGATGGATCTCATCACAGGGGAGGAACCCGTTCTTCACTCCCCCATAATTGACAAAAGCGGCCTGAAAGCTGGGTTCAATCTTGGTAATGGTTCCCTTGTAGATATTTCCCTTTATATTCTCTTTGGTGGAGGTTTCAATGCTAAAGTCGGTCAATACCCCCTCTTCTACAACCGCTACCCGGACCTCTTCTGGATAGGAGGCATTGACCAAGATCTTTTTCGGCATGAGCGATTTTACCTATTAAAAATTTTTGGATGATATTTATAAGAAACTATAACTAAATGCACAAAATTTGTCAACGACCTAGTCTACTATGGTGAACACAGCCAGTTGTGGGGGCGCCATGGGGAGATGGGGGTTTGATGGTGACATTGAGGAATACTATATAGCTTCCCAATATTTCTATATCGTTGGACAATTCACATCATCATCTGTTAAGGAAGCACTTTTATTTGCATATTTTGCTCTTTTATTCTCCTATGATCTTTATCAGCACGCGCTTTTTGCGTCGGCCGTCGAACTCACCGTAGAAGATCTGCTCCCATGGACCAAAATCAAGGTCCCCCTTGGTGATGGCCACGATTACTTCACGTCCCATGATTTGGCGTTTCAGGTGGGCGTCACCGTTGTCTTCTCCAGTGCGATTGTGGCGGTAATGGGAGATAGGCTCATGAGGAGCTAACTCCTCCAGCCAGTCTTTGTAGTCCTGGTGGAGCCCTGATTCGTCATCGTTGATAAAGACACTGGCAGTGATATGCATGGCGTTGATAAGGCAAAGGCCTTCTTTTACTCCGCTCTCTCTCACCGCCTTGCGTACGTCTTTAGTTATGTTGATGAAGGCAACCCTCGTAGGGGTGTTAAACCAGAGTTTTTTACGATGGGATTTCATTCTTGCCTCCTTTCCTCTTCTCACAATAATTTTTCATGACGGTCTTGTCATCCTTGAACGATGAAAATAACTTATTCTTTAATTCAGCCTCACGTTGAGGGGTTACACCCCTCAAACTCCCCAAAGAGAAAATTCCTTTTTGGGAGTTTACTTAGAAAAGGTGTTTTCTAAGTAATTGCGGCAAATAATCCATCAATACCATGCCGATGGGGCAAGTTTAGCATAGTCCCCTTGGATGTAAAGAGATCCTTGAGGGAGGGAATGTCATCAGAAGAGCTCTACACGGGACCACTACTTAAAACTATCTTTTGCCTAAGAGTTAGAATTGTGCGTGTTAACGGAAAATGGGAGTAAAACCATCCTTGGTGCTCTTCGGACATGGCCTCATTGCAGTTCAGAACGAAGGTTGAGTATTGAGGTATCAAAATGATATTTTCAATATTTGCGGTTAGAAATATGGGCAGTGTTCCTCCTTCTACTTTTTTATGTTGGCGATTTGTGGAAGG
This genomic interval carries:
- a CDS encoding ribosome maturation factor RimM, producing the protein MGEDLIVIGRVARPHGVKGEIRIEYFNPEDPHFFSRYQ
- a CDS encoding KH domain-containing protein, which gives rise to MKELIEYIAKSLVDNPDEVKVTEIEGERTSVIELSVAKEDLGKVIGKQGRTARAIRTILSAASTKNNKRSVLEIIE
- the rpsP gene encoding 30S ribosomal protein S16, encoding MAVKIRLARFGSKKKPFYRIIVSDARAPRDGRFIERVGTYDPKQDPPSIHVDKDRVMKWLLEGAQPTPTVAQLLKRVGINAIAKKAV
- the ffh gene encoding signal recognition particle protein encodes the protein MFESLTERLNQVFKKLRGRGKLTEKEIRESLREVRLALLEADVNYKVVKDFIKGVEERAAGQEVMESLTPAQQVIKIVHEELIKLMGGGEDNSLRLEGAAPISIMLVGLQGSGKTTTAGKMAGYLWGRKKKPYLVPADPYRPAAIEQLRKLGETLGIDCYTPRPGDDPLQTVDKARKQAETQGLDAVILDTAGRLHINEELMEELSKIKKLLDPQEILLVADAMTGQDAVNVAKGFDDALGITGVILTKMDGDARGGAALSIKAVTQRPIKFVGIGEKLDAWETFHPDRMASRILGMGDVLSLIEKAQAAFDERQAETLERKLRRDEFTLEDFRDQLHQIRKMGPLEDLLGMIPGLGKIKGVKAFRPDERQLLRLEAIINSMTKEERRNHHIISGSRRLRISKGSGTKVQDVNRLLKQFAMTKKMIKQLNRKGGKGPFPKILPF
- a CDS encoding Rne/Rng family ribonuclease → MPKKILVNASYPEEVRVAVVEEGVLTDFSIETSTKENIKGNIYKGTITKIEPSFQAAFVNYGGVKNGFLPCDEIHPDFWIRKDFPPDKRPKIQDILRRKQEVLVQVTREGMGNKGAALTTYLSLPGRYLVLMPGSNSSGVSRKIEDEAQRKRLKEIVRQFDLPEGMGFIVRTAGMNRSKKELLTDFGYFMRLWENIKTRNKELPTPSLIYHESDVVVKSIREYFSPEVKEVIIDEEEAYKRAKEFFKEIMPKYRRRVKLYQDEQPLFSRFQVEQQIEHIYSRVVPLKSGGRICIDIAEALVAIDVNSGRVPQAKDIEEAALITNLEAAEEIARQMRLRDIGGLIVIDFIDMRSSQHNREVERRLRNTFKKDRAKVDLSRISKFGILELSRQRLKPSLSEGVYLTCQYCQGRGRVRSPYSMALTVLRKIQERVIQDDLQMIRGTLHKTVAEYLLNYKRDDLNAIERKYGLQIVIIGQEDMSAEEFQLDFIKAEKSPVALMEKEDESEKEEKERPWYKKLLPI
- a CDS encoding YjbQ family protein: MKSHRKKLWFNTPTRVAFINITKDVRKAVRESGVKEGLCLINAMHITASVFINDDESGLHQDYKDWLEELAPHEPISHYRHNRTGEDNGDAHLKRQIMGREVIVAITKGDLDFGPWEQIFYGEFDGRRKKRVLIKIIGE